From Bradyrhizobium sp. sBnM-33:
CGCGTCAGCAACATCTTCACCGTGCCGACGATTTTGAAGATGATGGTCGAGCATCCCGCCGTCGACAAATACGATCATTCCTCGCTGCGCTTCGTGATTTATGCCGGCGCGCCGATGTATCGCGAGGACCAGAAGGCGGCGCTGAACACGCTCGGCAAGGTACTGGTGCAGTACTTCGGCCTCGGTGAGGTCACTGGCAACATCACGGTGATGCCGGCCAGTCTGCATGACGCTGAGGACGGTCCGCAGGCGCGCATCGGCACTTGCGGCTTCGAGCGCACCGGGATGCAGGTGTCAATCCAGGGCGACGACGGGCGCGAGCTCAAACCGTTCGAGACCGGTGAGATCTGCGTGATCGGTCCCGCTGTGTTCGCCGGCTATTACGATAACCCTGAGGCTAACGCGAAGGCGTTTCGCGACGGCTGGTTTCGTACCGGCGATCTCGGCCACATGGACGAGGAGGGATTTGTCTACATCACCGGCCGCGCCTCGGACATGTACATCTCCGGGGGCTCCAACATCTATCCGCGCGAGGTCGAGGAGAAGATTCTCACCCATCCCGCGATCGGCGAGGTGGCGGTGCTCGGCGTGCCCGACCCGTTCTGGGGCGAGGTAGGGGTTGCCGTCTGTGTCGCGCGCGAGGGCGCAGCCGCGGTGAGCGAGGCCGAGCTGGCGGCGTTCCTGGCGCCCAAGGTGCCGCGCTACAAAATGCCGAAGCGCTTCTTCTTCTGGGAGGCGCTGCCGAAATCCGGTTACGGCAAGATTCCGAAGCGGCTGGTCCGCGATGAGCTGGAGGCGAGGGGACTGCTTGAGACCAAAGCGTTTTCGAGCGAAGTGGCGCCCGGTTCGCGTGTGGAAAACGCGTCCAATGACAACGTCTCGAAAACAGGCAGTTGAGCCGATGCGCAGCATCGCGCAGCCCGGGCCGCCCGCGCCCGAGCGCATCCAATGGGTCGAGGCACGGGGACGGGCGTTTTCGTTCACGCTGCAGGCGGACCTGCCGCTGCTCGAGGCTGCGCGCCGCGGCTTTGCCGAAGCCGGATTTTCCGGCGGCGTGTTGAGCATGCGGGGAGGGGCACTCGGGCCGTTTGCCTATGTGATGCCGGCGCTGTCGAAGACCGGCGCCAATGCCGCGTTCTACAGCGATACGTTTCGGCCCGCCGGCATCACGCGGCTGAAGCTCGGCGCGATGACGCTCGGC
This genomic window contains:
- a CDS encoding acyl-CoA synthetase translates to MSRRVMNLAHMLTQNARRHGDRIGFIWGDKSWTWREIDGAVSALAAGLAARGIAKGDRILVHSKNCDEMFWSMFAAFRLGAVWVPTNFRLMPDEVAYLASASGAKGFLCHGDFPDHATAVANPALEFIWRIGEGGLGEKAVSDVIAEHAGAKVENAAVDYDDPCWFFFTSGTTGRSKAAILTHGQMAFVVTNHLADLMPGTTEMDASLVVAPLSHGAGVHQLVQAARGVPTILLPSEKFDIAEAFRLIEAHRVSNIFTVPTILKMMVEHPAVDKYDHSSLRFVIYAGAPMYREDQKAALNTLGKVLVQYFGLGEVTGNITVMPASLHDAEDGPQARIGTCGFERTGMQVSIQGDDGRELKPFETGEICVIGPAVFAGYYDNPEANAKAFRDGWFRTGDLGHMDEEGFVYITGRASDMYISGGSNIYPREVEEKILTHPAIGEVAVLGVPDPFWGEVGVAVCVAREGAAAVSEAELAAFLAPKVPRYKMPKRFFFWEALPKSGYGKIPKRLVRDELEARGLLETKAFSSEVAPGSRVENASNDNVSKTGS